In a genomic window of Shouchella clausii:
- a CDS encoding YlbG family protein, with translation MISPNRQGIVVWLTSLKYARQLRRFGHVQYVSKKMKYVVFYCDQSKVPELVDKLSSFHFVTDVKPSMRPFINTEYEGAKPDKAKEYDYKLGI, from the coding sequence ATGATTAGCCCAAATCGGCAAGGGATTGTTGTCTGGCTTACGTCGCTTAAATATGCCCGCCAGCTAAGACGGTTTGGACATGTCCAGTACGTCTCAAAGAAAATGAAATACGTCGTTTTTTATTGCGACCAGTCAAAAGTGCCTGAGTTGGTTGACAAGCTCTCCAGCTTTCATTTTGTTACGGACGTTAAACCATCCATGCGCCCGTTTATCAATACGGAGTATGAAGGGGCGAAACCAGATAAAGCCAAAGAATACGATTACAAATTAGGCATATAG
- a CDS encoding YceD family protein: protein MEWNVQQLQQARYEPIHFEKTIEVEDGLTEHQDVRAASPIQINGTVSAKRNVYSFSFTLKGELTLPCSRTLADVVWPYELKEEAHFVPEGESPPPELEVEDTYTYTGEKIDLLPVMKERIFVNIPIQVFADNPSDVQAPPSGNGWELVTDKEKKERIDPRLADLAKFFDKE, encoded by the coding sequence ATGGAATGGAATGTTCAGCAGTTGCAACAGGCTCGCTATGAGCCCATTCATTTCGAGAAAACGATCGAAGTGGAAGACGGTCTTACTGAACATCAAGATGTACGAGCGGCGAGCCCCATTCAAATCAATGGGACAGTGTCGGCAAAGCGCAATGTATACTCGTTTTCATTTACTTTAAAAGGAGAGCTGACGCTTCCTTGTTCACGGACATTAGCTGACGTCGTTTGGCCATATGAGCTAAAGGAAGAAGCGCATTTTGTGCCCGAAGGAGAATCGCCTCCGCCGGAGCTTGAAGTAGAGGATACGTACACGTATACAGGTGAAAAGATTGATTTGCTGCCAGTTATGAAAGAGCGGATCTTTGTGAACATACCGATTCAAGTCTTTGCGGACAATCCTTCAGACGTGCAGGCGCCCCCGTCAGGAAATGGTTGGGAGCTTGTGACAGACAAGGAGAAAAAAGAGCGGATTGACCCGCGGCTCGCTGATCTAGCAAAATTTTTTGATAAAGAGTAG
- the ylbJ gene encoding sporulation integral membrane protein YlbJ, translated as MKEAHFASLVKTGFLAGAALVLAFALMLFPKEALDASTRGLEMWWHVVFPSLLPFFIVSELLIGFGVVSFIGVLLEPLMRPLFSVPGIGGFVWAMGLASGNPAGAKLAVRMRQQEKVTRIEGERLAAFTNSSNPLFIFGAIAVGFFHDAALGMVLAIAHYGGNVLVGLSMRFYGVSGTDENSRSKKGLQLKDAFLLLHEERLKDGRTLGKLLGDAVRSSIQTLLLIGGFIILFSVLNEMLSLLGVLSLVAFAVQQLFSLVALPPELAKPFLAGLFEITIGAEQISSTDGVSIWFQLIVVSFILGFGGFSVQAQVASILTESDLRFRPFFFARFLHGVFAALLAALLFKPLYKPNAHETGSFGANAPALFGERIWEWLAAYGGIITLCALLYFIFANARVLLRETD; from the coding sequence ATGAAAGAAGCCCACTTTGCATCGCTCGTAAAAACTGGTTTCCTTGCGGGTGCCGCACTTGTGCTTGCATTTGCGCTCATGCTGTTTCCTAAAGAGGCACTGGACGCGTCAACTCGCGGCCTTGAGATGTGGTGGCATGTCGTCTTTCCGTCGCTTTTGCCTTTCTTTATCGTTTCCGAATTACTGATCGGCTTTGGAGTCGTTTCGTTTATAGGCGTACTATTGGAACCGCTTATGCGCCCGCTCTTCTCTGTCCCGGGCATTGGCGGCTTTGTTTGGGCAATGGGGCTAGCCAGCGGCAATCCTGCAGGGGCTAAACTAGCTGTCCGCATGCGCCAACAGGAAAAAGTCACGCGAATAGAAGGCGAACGACTAGCCGCTTTTACGAATTCGTCCAATCCTTTGTTTATCTTTGGGGCAATTGCAGTCGGTTTTTTCCACGACGCTGCACTAGGAATGGTTTTAGCAATTGCCCACTATGGCGGCAACGTGTTAGTCGGGCTTTCCATGCGTTTTTATGGGGTTTCTGGAACGGACGAGAATAGCCGCAGCAAAAAGGGGCTACAGCTGAAGGACGCTTTCTTGCTTTTGCATGAAGAACGCTTAAAAGACGGGCGCACGCTCGGGAAGTTGCTCGGCGATGCCGTTCGTTCATCGATCCAAACGCTGCTGTTGATTGGCGGTTTTATTATTTTGTTTTCCGTATTAAACGAGATGCTGTCACTACTAGGCGTTCTTAGCCTTGTAGCATTCGCAGTCCAACAGCTCTTTTCCCTTGTTGCGCTTCCACCTGAACTAGCTAAGCCTTTTTTAGCTGGTCTGTTTGAAATCACAATTGGGGCTGAACAAATAAGCAGCACAGACGGCGTATCTATATGGTTTCAGCTTATTGTTGTTTCTTTCATCCTTGGGTTCGGCGGCTTTTCGGTGCAAGCCCAAGTGGCCAGCATCTTGACTGAGTCAGACCTTCGCTTCCGCCCATTTTTTTTCGCCCGCTTTCTGCACGGCGTGTTTGCTGCTTTGCTAGCCGCACTCCTGTTTAAACCACTCTATAAGCCGAATGCCCACGAAACAGGAAGCTTTGGCGCCAACGCCCCTGCTTTGTTTGGCGAACGTATTTGGGAATGGCTCGCTGCTTACGGTGGCATAATCACCCTATGTGCGTTGTTGTATTTTATTTTCGCCAACGCCCGCGTTTTGTTACGGGAAACCGACTAG
- a CDS encoding ATP-grasp domain-containing protein — MNLVTFNPFRTIGIPGIDYIKPEAMFQERQKIANADLCLFPENWQVTSLVYGFKKRIFPSIESIQLGYSKIEMTRALWAVCPDNVPNTMIVGSSNAMVQKIIDSFSFPFIAKTVRSSMGQGVFFIENEQQLRAYADSHEVLYIQEYIESDRDLRLCVIGDRVVNSYWRMNESGFRNNIAQGGAISFEAIPPEAVALVEQVATALNINHAGFDVLVAKNRFYILEFNVLFGNQGFHEQRLRPESFIYEAIKKSATDI, encoded by the coding sequence TTGAATCTTGTTACATTTAACCCATTCCGGACAATCGGCATACCAGGCATCGATTACATAAAGCCTGAAGCGATGTTTCAGGAACGGCAAAAAATTGCCAACGCCGATCTATGCCTTTTCCCTGAAAATTGGCAAGTAACGAGCCTCGTCTATGGCTTTAAAAAACGGATTTTCCCAAGCATTGAAAGCATTCAGCTTGGCTACAGCAAAATTGAAATGACACGTGCTTTATGGGCTGTTTGTCCAGACAATGTCCCAAACACGATGATTGTTGGCTCGAGTAACGCCATGGTTCAAAAAATCATTGACTCTTTTTCCTTTCCTTTTATCGCCAAAACGGTGCGTTCATCGATGGGACAAGGCGTGTTCTTTATTGAAAATGAACAACAACTCCGCGCTTACGCTGATAGCCACGAAGTCCTTTACATCCAAGAATACATTGAAAGCGACCGTGATTTGCGCTTATGTGTGATTGGAGATCGCGTCGTCAACAGCTATTGGCGAATGAATGAGTCAGGGTTTCGCAACAATATCGCCCAAGGAGGCGCGATTTCCTTTGAAGCCATTCCCCCAGAAGCGGTCGCTCTCGTTGAACAAGTAGCCACTGCATTAAACATCAACCACGCTGGCTTTGATGTCCTCGTTGCTAAAAATCGTTTTTATATCCTTGAATTCAATGTGCTCTTCGGCAACCAAGGCTTCCATGAGCAACGTTTGCGCCCAGAATCATTCATTTATGAGGCCATCAAAAAATCCGCAACGGACATTTAA
- a CDS encoding YlbF family regulator codes for MIATIDAMDMLQASDELAAMVLQSSVFANYRLSRARFEENHAAQAKVERFKKVKQAHEEVQRFGKYHPDYKSVSAEIRIAKRELDKDEVISAFKQAETELESLLNELSAIIAHSVSSSIKVPTGNPFFDSMPCSGGCGSGGSCSCG; via the coding sequence ATGATTGCTACAATTGATGCGATGGACATGCTTCAAGCGTCAGATGAGCTGGCAGCAATGGTGCTGCAATCAAGCGTGTTTGCTAACTATCGCTTATCCCGTGCCCGTTTTGAAGAAAACCATGCTGCACAAGCAAAGGTAGAACGATTTAAAAAAGTAAAGCAAGCCCATGAGGAAGTGCAGCGGTTTGGCAAATATCATCCCGATTATAAGTCGGTATCCGCGGAAATTCGGATCGCAAAGCGCGAGTTGGATAAAGATGAGGTCATTTCCGCTTTTAAGCAAGCTGAAACAGAACTTGAGTCGCTTTTAAACGAACTCAGCGCCATCATCGCCCATAGCGTTTCTTCTTCTATAAAAGTACCTACAGGTAACCCGTTTTTTGACTCAATGCCTTGCAGCGGCGGCTGTGGCTCGGGAGGGAGCTGCAGCTGCGGCTAG
- a CDS encoding SepM family pheromone-processing serine protease, whose amino-acid sequence MEGTRRTFAWKRWVLLFIIIVVLGRLELPYYYSQPGIAQTLEGMIDVEEGYKDDTGAFMLTTIRSARATPLLAVWSLFSQFRSLSPAPKNISDEEYDERQIMLMNNSQESAKIAAYRAAGKGEVEIDYNGVFVTGVVPGMSADGVLEAGDLITAVNGETIETVEELFDHISDYKEGETVELTYERGTAIRTDEFTFSTFPVDQSVEDGQVGIGIVGPVTKRSARFDPAVEISAGSIGGPSAGLMFALEIYSQLLEIDLTKGYQIAGTGTIDDDGNVGPIGGAKQKVVAADREGADYFLAPNENGAHHSNYKEAKAAAEAIGSDMEIIPIDTLEEALSFLKGLPPKESAAS is encoded by the coding sequence ATGGAAGGGACGCGACGTACGTTTGCTTGGAAGCGTTGGGTGCTATTATTTATTATTATCGTTGTTCTTGGACGGCTGGAGCTTCCTTATTATTACAGTCAACCTGGGATTGCCCAAACGTTGGAGGGGATGATCGACGTAGAGGAAGGCTATAAAGACGACACTGGTGCCTTCATGCTGACGACGATCAGAAGTGCAAGGGCGACACCGTTGCTAGCCGTTTGGTCGCTGTTTAGTCAATTCCGTTCACTTTCTCCGGCTCCTAAGAACATTTCTGATGAAGAATATGATGAGCGGCAAATTATGCTGATGAACAATTCGCAGGAGAGCGCGAAAATAGCGGCATATCGAGCGGCTGGTAAAGGCGAAGTGGAGATTGATTACAATGGTGTTTTCGTCACAGGAGTGGTCCCTGGTATGTCGGCAGACGGTGTGCTGGAAGCGGGCGATTTAATTACCGCAGTGAATGGCGAAACGATCGAAACAGTCGAAGAGCTATTTGACCACATTTCCGATTACAAGGAAGGGGAAACGGTAGAACTAACGTATGAGCGGGGTACGGCTATCCGCACAGATGAGTTTACTTTTTCGACTTTTCCTGTAGACCAAAGCGTTGAAGACGGGCAAGTAGGCATCGGTATTGTCGGACCAGTAACGAAACGGTCAGCTAGGTTTGATCCGGCTGTCGAAATTTCAGCAGGCTCCATTGGCGGGCCATCAGCGGGATTGATGTTTGCCCTTGAAATTTATAGCCAGCTTCTTGAAATTGACTTAACAAAAGGATACCAAATTGCAGGAACTGGAACGATTGACGATGATGGGAATGTTGGGCCAATTGGCGGAGCCAAGCAAAAGGTGGTTGCCGCTGATCGGGAAGGCGCCGATTATTTCCTTGCCCCTAATGAAAATGGGGCGCACCACTCCAATTATAAAGAAGCGAAAGCAGCCGCTGAAGCGATTGGCAGCGATATGGAAATTATTCCGATTGATACATTGGAAGAAGCGCTAAGCTTCCTTAAAGGGCTTCCTCCAAAAGAAAGCGCAGCATCTTAA
- a CDS encoding PaaI family thioesterase, with protein sequence MDVKEKLNHYIEHATEEELSVLEQIADGLLAKQQNEQLTYLAGITKAEISQHDNETFEMRMPLGPLVHNPLQIVHGGMTATLLDSTLGGAAMNSLPPHLTAVTSQLNIHYLRPGKGSFMRCIAKIVHKGKQLIVLEGEAFDDQERLLAKATATFFVIPRR encoded by the coding sequence ATGGATGTTAAAGAAAAATTAAACCACTATATCGAACATGCAACAGAAGAAGAGCTGTCTGTCCTTGAGCAAATCGCAGACGGGCTGCTCGCCAAACAACAAAATGAACAACTTACCTATTTGGCCGGGATAACAAAAGCAGAAATAAGCCAACACGACAATGAAACATTTGAAATGCGGATGCCGCTAGGCCCCCTTGTACATAATCCCCTTCAAATCGTCCACGGCGGCATGACTGCTACCCTCCTTGATTCTACTCTTGGCGGCGCTGCTATGAACAGCCTCCCGCCCCATTTAACGGCTGTTACTTCCCAGCTCAATATCCATTACCTTCGCCCTGGAAAAGGCTCATTTATGCGATGCATAGCCAAAATCGTCCATAAAGGCAAACAGCTCATTGTTTTAGAAGGGGAAGCGTTTGATGACCAAGAACGTTTGCTTGCCAAAGCAACAGCTACGTTTTTTGTCATCCCTCGCCGCTAG
- a CDS encoding patatin-like phospholipase family protein yields the protein MGAKKPTIGLALGSGGARGFAHIGVLKTLTEAGVHIDYLAGSSMGALVATMYGVGHSVETMEVFAKHFKRKYYLDFTVSKQGLIAGQKIESLIRLLAKRQKLESLFPPVQVVATDLLSGQKVVMSKGDVAKAVRASLSIPGIFVPVQRDGQLLVDGGVVERVPVSVVRQMGADIVIAVDVSFFRTTLTSPSIYEILMQTMDVMGRELARKQEHAGDILLRPILKHSSPLDFSETDQLIKQGADACRQQLPGILKLIDQWR from the coding sequence ATGGGCGCCAAAAAGCCAACGATTGGACTGGCCCTTGGGTCTGGCGGGGCTAGAGGCTTTGCCCACATTGGTGTGTTAAAGACGCTTACAGAAGCGGGGGTTCACATTGACTATTTAGCTGGTAGCAGCATGGGTGCATTGGTGGCGACTATGTATGGCGTAGGCCATTCGGTTGAAACGATGGAAGTTTTTGCGAAACATTTCAAACGAAAATATTACTTGGATTTTACAGTCTCAAAACAAGGGCTTATTGCTGGACAAAAGATTGAAAGCCTCATTCGTTTACTAGCTAAAAGACAAAAGCTGGAGTCGCTTTTTCCGCCAGTTCAAGTGGTAGCAACTGATCTTTTAAGTGGCCAAAAAGTGGTGATGTCAAAGGGAGACGTCGCCAAGGCGGTTCGAGCAAGCTTGTCGATTCCAGGCATTTTTGTTCCTGTGCAACGGGACGGGCAGCTTTTAGTAGATGGCGGGGTTGTAGAACGAGTGCCTGTATCTGTTGTCCGCCAAATGGGGGCGGATATTGTCATTGCTGTTGATGTTTCCTTTTTTCGAACAACCCTTACATCGCCCTCAATCTATGAAATTCTCATGCAAACGATGGATGTAATGGGCAGGGAGTTAGCACGGAAACAGGAACATGCTGGTGACATTCTGTTGCGGCCGATTTTGAAACACTCGTCTCCGCTAGATTTTTCAGAGACAGACCAGCTCATTAAACAAGGGGCAGATGCATGCAGACAACAACTCCCGGGGATTTTGAAGTTGATTGACCAATGGAGGTAG
- a CDS encoding nucleotidyltransferase — MRALGLVVEYNPFHNGHLHHLTQAKQQTGADVVVAVMSGTFLQRGEPALLSRWYRAEMALAAGADLVVELPYAYSVQTAERFAEGAVTILAALRCSVLNFGSEEGDIAPFYALTEFMNDHQAAFDHHVRQFLKDGVSYPKASAQAFSMLLGHEKLLPLDQPNNILGYHYVKAIQRLGISMEATTTLRIQAGYHDEQLAGPIASATAIRKSLLSGANIDAAVPAHTARLIQTYKRRYQLLHTWEQYFPFLQHKVLTTPLAELAKTAECSEGLEHRLRDSLFSASSFQGWLSAAKTKRYTQTRLQRLFAHLLTGTTAEENAAIQQSGPAYIRLLGMSETGKTYIRENKKTFSLPIVTRQGELRRYGQAGEQELRISQCYWLPLPPQALKQEITREFQQKPINWEKRS, encoded by the coding sequence GTGAGGGCACTTGGTTTAGTTGTAGAATACAATCCATTTCATAATGGCCATCTGCACCACTTGACACAAGCAAAGCAGCAAACGGGCGCAGACGTGGTCGTGGCTGTCATGAGTGGCACTTTTTTGCAACGGGGAGAACCAGCGCTTTTATCACGCTGGTATCGGGCAGAAATGGCATTGGCTGCTGGAGCAGACCTCGTTGTTGAACTCCCTTATGCTTATTCCGTACAGACGGCAGAGCGCTTCGCTGAAGGCGCAGTGACGATCTTAGCCGCACTCCGTTGTTCTGTACTAAACTTCGGCAGTGAGGAAGGGGACATTGCTCCTTTCTATGCGCTTACCGAGTTTATGAACGACCACCAAGCAGCGTTTGACCACCATGTGAGACAGTTTTTAAAAGATGGGGTTTCGTACCCAAAAGCAAGCGCACAGGCCTTTTCGATGCTGCTTGGACACGAAAAATTGCTGCCATTAGATCAGCCGAACAATATTCTTGGTTACCATTACGTGAAAGCGATCCAACGCCTTGGAATCAGCATGGAAGCAACGACAACATTGCGTATTCAAGCCGGCTACCATGACGAACAGCTTGCCGGGCCAATTGCAAGCGCAACGGCAATCCGCAAATCGTTATTGTCTGGCGCAAACATTGACGCAGCCGTACCTGCGCACACAGCGCGCCTCATTCAAACGTATAAGCGCCGTTACCAGTTGCTGCATACGTGGGAACAGTATTTCCCCTTTCTCCAGCACAAGGTGCTGACGACGCCACTTGCTGAATTAGCAAAAACGGCTGAATGCAGCGAAGGGCTTGAGCACCGCTTAAGAGATTCACTATTTAGTGCCTCTTCCTTCCAAGGCTGGCTATCAGCTGCGAAAACGAAACGTTATACGCAAACGAGGCTCCAACGATTGTTTGCCCATTTGTTAACGGGCACAACCGCAGAAGAAAATGCGGCTATCCAGCAAAGCGGCCCCGCTTACATTCGCCTTCTCGGTATGAGCGAAACAGGCAAAACATACATAAGAGAAAACAAAAAAACCTTTTCCTTGCCCATCGTTACAAGACAAGGGGAACTGCGCCGCTACGGACAAGCAGGGGAGCAAGAGCTCCGTATTAGCCAATGTTATTGGCTGCCATTGCCACCACAGGCGCTAAAACAGGAAATCACACGAGAATTCCAACAAAAGCCCATTAATTGGGAAAAGCGCAGCTAA
- the rpmF gene encoding 50S ribosomal protein L32, which translates to MAVPFRRTSKTRKNKRRTHFKLEVPGMVECPECGEYKLSHRVCKACGTYKGEKVASK; encoded by the coding sequence ATGGCAGTACCGTTTAGAAGAACTTCTAAAACAAGGAAAAATAAACGCCGTACACATTTTAAATTAGAAGTGCCAGGTATGGTGGAATGCCCAGAGTGCGGAGAGTACAAACTTTCTCACCGCGTCTGCAAAGCGTGTGGAACATACAAAGGTGAAAAAGTAGCATCTAAGTAA
- a CDS encoding DUF7147 family protein — MIQRFIELGNGYTDFFELLELAKSNAKRAHAFLELQTEEGRSSLAVCFKPAGDSQFMPIYICREGFQANNRQNKRLAAFYALASELGFTVFKLEVKPKSAFYDIELYDQYLVGALRFQRILPPLS, encoded by the coding sequence ATGATTCAACGATTTATCGAACTAGGAAATGGCTATACTGATTTCTTTGAACTGCTAGAACTGGCGAAAAGCAATGCCAAGCGCGCCCATGCTTTTTTAGAGTTGCAAACAGAAGAAGGGCGTTCCTCCTTGGCCGTATGCTTTAAGCCAGCCGGAGACAGCCAATTTATGCCGATTTACATATGCAGGGAAGGGTTTCAGGCAAACAACCGCCAAAACAAGCGACTAGCTGCCTTCTATGCACTCGCTTCCGAACTTGGCTTTACCGTTTTCAAACTGGAAGTGAAGCCAAAAAGCGCCTTTTACGATATCGAATTATACGACCAATACCTTGTTGGCGCACTCCGCTTCCAGCGAATTTTGCCGCCGTTAAGTTAA
- the coaD gene encoding pantetheine-phosphate adenylyltransferase produces the protein MKRAICSGSFDPVTNGHIDLFERAGALFDEIIIAILINNKKKPLFPLAERERLLRESIAHIKNATIDSFDGLLVDYAREKEATAIVRGLRSNADFEYEKNIAAMNKELAPQLDTLFLMTDPNYSYVSSSIVKEVASYSQDVSKLVPQPVAHALKEVYRR, from the coding sequence ATGAAAAGAGCAATTTGTTCAGGGAGCTTTGATCCTGTCACGAATGGCCATATTGATTTATTTGAACGGGCTGGTGCTCTGTTTGACGAAATCATTATTGCCATTTTAATCAACAACAAAAAAAAGCCGCTCTTTCCATTGGCAGAACGGGAGCGGCTGTTACGGGAATCGATTGCCCATATAAAAAATGCGACCATTGACTCGTTTGATGGCCTGCTTGTCGATTATGCGAGAGAAAAGGAAGCAACGGCCATTGTACGAGGCCTCCGCTCAAATGCTGATTTTGAATATGAAAAAAATATTGCCGCCATGAACAAAGAACTGGCGCCACAGTTGGACACCCTTTTTTTGATGACAGATCCGAATTATTCTTATGTCAGTTCCAGCATTGTTAAAGAGGTGGCGAGCTACTCCCAAGATGTGTCAAAGCTCGTGCCACAGCCTGTTGCTCATGCTCTTAAGGAAGTATACCGGCGCTAG
- the rsmD gene encoding 16S rRNA (guanine(966)-N(2))-methyltransferase RsmD: MRVIAGEARGLQLKAVPGKTTRPTTDKVKEAMFNIIGPYFDGGKALDLYAGSGALGIEALSRGMESCIFVDQNKHAVATIHANLSHTGYTDKAEVYRNDSLRALKAVGKRDVSFELILLDPPYAKQQIATIFGLIDDYHVLAPAGVTVCETALHIQLPDIAGPLVKEREECYGDTKLTVYKKG, translated from the coding sequence ATGAGGGTTATTGCCGGTGAAGCACGGGGCTTACAGTTAAAAGCTGTTCCTGGAAAAACAACACGGCCAACAACAGATAAAGTAAAAGAAGCGATGTTCAATATCATTGGCCCTTATTTTGATGGAGGGAAGGCGTTAGATCTTTATGCAGGTAGCGGCGCTTTAGGGATCGAGGCGCTGAGCAGGGGGATGGAATCATGCATTTTTGTTGACCAAAACAAGCATGCAGTTGCAACGATTCACGCCAATTTAAGCCATACTGGCTATACAGATAAAGCAGAAGTATATCGGAACGATAGCTTGCGCGCTTTAAAAGCAGTCGGTAAACGAGACGTCTCCTTTGAACTGATTTTGTTAGACCCCCCGTATGCCAAACAACAAATTGCGACGATTTTTGGCTTGATTGACGACTACCATGTGCTTGCACCAGCTGGCGTAACAGTTTGTGAAACAGCACTACATATACAGTTGCCAGACATAGCAGGGCCTTTAGTAAAAGAGCGGGAAGAATGCTATGGCGATACGAAACTAACGGTTTACAAGAAGGGTTGA
- a CDS encoding CAP domain-containing protein, giving the protein MLKRSALLMVLLAILAVLVYEQQNQMAPAPDASIGQMAAEKREAGNGGKDIAPTSRFDTEEELDDVDEETDEDTGESDAKTEQASASLVNVSALMGKQEKDVVATYGDPVRKDPSAFGYESWVYTNVDDGYLVVCVEHGEVVSIVASGSAAAGFLGNERASFSELEKTYSFEENVPVETDDGQFTFRLTGEDYKMRPLAPVDDYWLQVYMDIHTDEVSSIRLMTDEVLLKQKPYSLSYTGTLPERPELAEEQMKRVEAANEQQIFERTNHIRAYHGLPSFEWSEEVADVAYLHSKDMHDEQYFDHVSPVKGNLADRFNAGEVPFAMAGENIALKYVDGIAATEGWLNSEGHRVNLLHEEFTFLGVGVYEDYYTQNFLKPQS; this is encoded by the coding sequence ATGCTTAAACGCTCAGCACTCCTAATGGTTCTACTCGCCATATTGGCAGTGCTTGTTTATGAACAACAAAACCAAATGGCGCCTGCGCCGGATGCTTCAATCGGTCAAATGGCAGCTGAAAAAAGAGAAGCTGGCAATGGCGGCAAAGACATTGCCCCAACAAGCCGCTTTGACACTGAAGAAGAGTTAGATGACGTGGATGAGGAAACGGATGAGGATACAGGCGAATCAGACGCAAAAACGGAGCAAGCCTCAGCTTCGCTCGTTAATGTCTCTGCTTTAATGGGAAAGCAGGAAAAAGATGTGGTTGCCACATACGGTGACCCAGTGCGAAAAGACCCTTCTGCCTTTGGTTATGAGTCATGGGTCTATACAAATGTGGATGATGGTTATTTAGTCGTCTGCGTCGAACATGGCGAAGTGGTGTCTATAGTCGCTAGTGGCTCCGCTGCTGCAGGATTCTTAGGAAATGAGCGCGCCAGTTTTTCTGAATTAGAGAAAACCTACTCCTTTGAAGAAAACGTACCTGTCGAAACAGATGACGGCCAGTTTACGTTCCGTTTAACAGGGGAAGATTACAAGATGCGGCCGCTCGCACCAGTTGACGATTACTGGCTGCAAGTTTATATGGATATCCATACCGACGAAGTGTCAAGCATCCGTTTAATGACGGACGAGGTGCTCCTCAAACAAAAACCGTACTCATTAAGCTATACAGGTACGCTTCCAGAGAGGCCAGAACTGGCGGAAGAACAAATGAAGCGAGTGGAAGCTGCCAATGAACAGCAAATCTTTGAACGGACTAACCACATACGTGCTTATCATGGCTTGCCTTCATTTGAGTGGTCCGAAGAGGTAGCGGATGTTGCTTATTTGCACAGCAAAGACATGCACGATGAACAATATTTTGACCATGTCTCGCCAGTTAAAGGAAACTTGGCCGACCGTTTTAATGCGGGAGAAGTGCCATTTGCGATGGCAGGAGAGAACATTGCCTTGAAATACGTGGATGGCATTGCAGCAACAGAAGGTTGGTTAAACAGTGAAGGGCACCGCGTCAATTTGCTTCATGAGGAGTTTACGTTCTTAGGTGTTGGCGTGTACGAAGATTATTATACGCAAAATTTTCTAAAGCCCCAATCGTAG
- a CDS encoding YlbE-like family protein: MREEVQRKIFEQPELKAFIRYHPEWYRRLGRQPDQLAAMEREANYFYGKTWPQRVEKMQNNVSMVMMLMEMLKMGQNTVAETVQSVTNN; this comes from the coding sequence ATGAGAGAAGAAGTACAACGTAAAATTTTTGAACAGCCGGAATTAAAGGCATTTATCCGCTATCACCCTGAATGGTACCGGCGACTTGGGCGACAGCCTGACCAGCTTGCGGCAATGGAAAGAGAAGCAAATTATTTTTATGGAAAAACATGGCCGCAACGGGTTGAAAAAATGCAAAACAATGTCAGCATGGTCATGATGTTGATGGAAATGTTGAAAATGGGGCAAAACACAGTAGCGGAAACAGTCCAATCCGTAACGAACAATTAA
- a CDS encoding YlbD family protein, whose protein sequence is MEDKANLHPSVEEFKAFVREHPRLVKEIKEGNKTLQHTYEEWTVLGSSHEHWAPYKNKDATSSAANEKEETADESSSTGTEFINQLMGMVKKMNIQDLQSHLNHFSTMLTNVQGLIQTFQKPSEPVRQRESESPFSFRRD, encoded by the coding sequence ATGGAAGACAAGGCGAATCTGCATCCTTCAGTCGAGGAATTTAAAGCGTTTGTCCGGGAACATCCCAGGCTCGTAAAAGAAATAAAAGAAGGGAACAAAACACTCCAGCATACCTATGAAGAATGGACGGTCCTTGGCAGTTCACATGAACACTGGGCTCCGTATAAAAATAAAGATGCCACTTCGTCTGCTGCTAATGAAAAAGAAGAAACAGCCGACGAATCTTCTAGTACGGGTACAGAATTCATCAATCAATTGATGGGCATGGTTAAAAAAATGAATATCCAAGATTTGCAATCACACTTAAACCATTTTAGTACAATGCTTACCAATGTCCAAGGCTTGATACAAACATTCCAAAAGCCGTCAGAACCAGTGCGGCAAAGGGAAAGTGAATCGCCTTTTTCTTTTAGGAGAGATTAA